From a single Lewinella sp. LCG006 genomic region:
- a CDS encoding WD40 repeat domain-containing protein produces MKYELSHDTIARQVFEKASTEARTRRKVERFISERYAAFEVRGAQLTQDDIDFVWPHLDQVNSPAEEIAFLHQGKRKLQYKRRIRLLLLTLTSVAFAILALWANSQRDAAEIRELQSKSMRIGLAARYALYEGKPRVAFRLAEQALIWNNDEDATAIAREVMLEIQENPLVRSIHHQDTITAMQFSDDGTYFLSASMDGEVRLSDLDGKTLNRLQHDSGIRWARLLPPGNLVLSLSTRGNLMLWNVTGNSIQNLAKDIEFSSAELSADNTYLGAITNNQVYVWDLRQPGKEQPLVVSLEAPVSSLGFLQIENKWDLITADNNGNIKRWNSAGEAVFNYQNLLDKAVNGISVSPNNDKIIFRTPAGDFLLASNGDTLKTRTAIMFRSYQPVHATFATNGKVPERIVSISRNKEFVYVWNTGSTQSDIDMQWSPRGQAQFAAMSNNGRFFLGASDDNENMVQLLADNLKEQNHELFRFNNCTLWGVYAPNNVHFLSTAGGNQALLWKFDCDYLADKKALNEAQVIQYYQTRLHPLSEEEQAYYRLNN; encoded by the coding sequence CTGCCTTTGAGGTGCGTGGTGCTCAATTGACGCAGGATGATATAGATTTTGTCTGGCCGCATCTCGATCAGGTGAATAGCCCGGCAGAGGAAATAGCATTTTTACACCAAGGAAAGCGTAAACTACAGTACAAACGGCGTATTCGCTTGCTATTACTTACCCTCACGAGTGTGGCATTTGCGATCCTGGCATTGTGGGCCAATAGTCAGCGGGATGCCGCTGAAATCCGTGAACTACAAAGTAAATCCATGCGGATAGGCTTGGCGGCCCGTTATGCGCTTTACGAAGGAAAACCAAGAGTAGCATTCCGATTGGCGGAACAAGCATTGATATGGAACAATGATGAAGACGCTACAGCAATTGCTCGAGAGGTAATGCTTGAAATCCAAGAGAATCCGCTCGTCCGAAGTATTCACCATCAGGATACGATTACGGCCATGCAGTTTTCCGACGATGGTACTTACTTTTTGAGTGCCTCAATGGATGGCGAAGTCAGGTTGTCTGATTTGGATGGTAAAACCCTGAATCGATTACAACATGATAGTGGAATTCGCTGGGCTCGACTTTTACCTCCGGGGAATCTCGTTTTGAGCCTAAGTACAAGGGGCAATTTGATGCTTTGGAATGTCACTGGGAATAGCATCCAAAACCTGGCTAAAGATATTGAATTTTCGAGTGCCGAATTGAGTGCCGATAACACTTACCTGGGGGCGATCACCAATAATCAGGTGTACGTTTGGGATTTACGACAACCGGGGAAGGAACAACCATTGGTCGTCAGTCTGGAAGCACCCGTGTCAAGCCTTGGTTTTTTGCAAATAGAAAACAAGTGGGACCTCATCACTGCTGATAACAATGGTAATATTAAACGTTGGAATTCCGCAGGTGAAGCTGTCTTCAACTACCAAAACCTGTTGGATAAAGCAGTAAATGGAATCAGCGTAAGTCCCAATAATGATAAAATTATTTTTCGTACCCCAGCGGGCGACTTTTTACTAGCGAGCAATGGCGACACCCTCAAAACCAGAACGGCTATCATGTTTCGTTCCTACCAACCTGTACATGCTACCTTTGCTACTAATGGTAAGGTACCGGAAAGAATCGTTTCTATCAGTCGCAATAAGGAGTTTGTATACGTCTGGAATACGGGTTCTACTCAGTCTGATATCGATATGCAGTGGTCACCTAGGGGGCAGGCTCAGTTTGCGGCCATGAGTAACAATGGGCGGTTTTTTCTGGGAGCGAGTGACGATAACGAGAACATGGTTCAACTGTTAGCAGATAATTTGAAGGAACAAAATCATGAGCTTTTTCGCTTTAATAACTGTACCTTATGGGGAGTATACGCACCTAACAATGTGCATTTTTTATCCACTGCGGGCGGTAATCAGGCCTTGCTCTGGAAATTTGATTGCGATTATCTGGCAGATAAGAAGGCTTTGAACGAAGCGCAAGTGATCCAGTATTACCAAACCAGATTACACCCACTATCAGAGGAAGAACAAGCATATTACCGTTTAAATAATTAA
- a CDS encoding AAA family ATPase, giving the protein MITNPFKFLDAYDKEDKDRFFGRNKETAQLFNAVHASGLVLLYGASGTGKTSLVNCGLANRFQKTDWLPIFIRRGSDLNRSVLREIDKHTSTQWKDDTPLRHRVKDLYLETYRPVYLIFDQFEELYIMGTEAEQQQFHQSISNLLQAGLQCKILLIIREEYIAYLSEFEKVVPPLFDNRLRIEKMNDNNLSKVVLGTCRYGKIDVKKPKETTGMILDNLRSPREGIDLTNLQVYLDRLWRRDLDRQGTQQPDQVTFDPELVKAVGPMQNVLSEFLDEQMREIEIGLQKRGVKSPEGLPLEVLFTLVTEDGTKRSKDPVSILEDMPRNRKLSATDLEFCLSEFERIKLLRRFAEEVGASPGEG; this is encoded by the coding sequence ATGATCACTAATCCATTCAAATTCCTTGACGCCTACGACAAGGAGGACAAAGACCGCTTTTTTGGTCGCAATAAAGAAACCGCCCAGCTGTTCAATGCGGTACACGCCTCTGGCTTGGTCTTACTTTATGGTGCTTCGGGTACCGGCAAGACCAGTCTCGTCAACTGTGGCTTGGCCAACCGCTTTCAGAAGACCGACTGGCTGCCCATCTTCATCCGTAGGGGTAGTGACCTCAACCGTTCCGTACTACGAGAAATAGACAAGCATACGAGCACCCAATGGAAGGACGACACACCACTGCGGCATCGCGTAAAAGACCTTTATTTGGAAACTTACCGTCCTGTCTACCTGATCTTCGATCAGTTTGAAGAACTCTACATCATGGGAACGGAGGCCGAGCAACAGCAGTTTCACCAATCCATCAGTAACCTCCTACAGGCGGGCTTGCAGTGCAAAATCCTGCTGATCATCAGGGAAGAGTACATCGCCTACCTGTCGGAATTTGAAAAAGTGGTGCCCCCGCTGTTTGATAACCGCTTGCGCATCGAAAAGATGAACGACAACAACCTCAGCAAGGTCGTATTGGGCACCTGCCGCTACGGAAAGATTGATGTAAAAAAGCCCAAGGAAACCACGGGCATGATTCTGGATAATCTCCGGAGCCCCCGCGAAGGCATTGATCTGACCAACCTGCAGGTCTACCTAGATCGTCTCTGGCGGCGTGATCTCGACCGCCAGGGCACGCAACAACCCGACCAGGTGACCTTTGATCCCGAACTGGTGAAAGCCGTTGGTCCCATGCAAAATGTCCTGTCCGAATTTCTGGACGAGCAGATGCGGGAGATTGAAATCGGTTTGCAAAAGCGGGGGGTCAAAAGCCCGGAAGGACTGCCACTAGAGGTGTTGTTTACCCTCGTCACAGAAGACGGAACCAAGCGAAGCAAAGACCCCGTATCTATCCTGGAAGATATGCCCCGCAATCGAAAGCTGAGCGCTACCGACCTGGAGTTTTGTCTTTCTGAGTTCGAGCGAATCAAGTTGTTGCGCCGTTTTGCGGAAGAAGTAGGAGCATCGCCTGGCGAGGGTTAG
- a CDS encoding CHAT domain-containing protein, whose amino-acid sequence MRLNNTNNMTPIIFLTFANDPDAHLALLKEESRRLYGALEELDRKEYLKLIREESAQVKDIFASFTKNKDRIAIFHYAGHAAGTQLNLEGGSGNAEGLAQLLGQQEGLQLVFLNGCSTKGQVQTLLAAGVPAVIATAVPIEDRKAMEFSQQFYEALANRRTIEQAFKMAQAYLETKFSKSVEVVMRDASWVGAAVQDNSMDMPWGIYVQEARKTEILSWKLPFFRPVGLPQDMIQYIGSSFTANRYIVLVLDEMCKYNPDIYAQMVEKRGEETIKKDSKHFPWLVIENFPWPIGSQIRLLRFYDKPNVERLEHLVSTYLITSQLLYYILVSDLWEQSRGTIHDAKWPQLEQQKAAFTNFDFLGQIPALYNQITGVGMPFIGELEMLATDLQNAESPLSKAHTFLEKMRKELQTNPPTADLDKLCLRTEQAVSIVLRAAAFLARYRLLTVRNVSINRPRFEPLAYELDMGPLNATQGTGLNLYQDQEYRRKENYSDSSSIILVSNEKHLDKSLNLSPFIIDKNTFVKVKKSETTEQDRLAHIFLMGWEEEDRLTYLAVDHSFFHALDNEDDQIHTNMTQEDFTEGRNLKEDDFGDDFGLDFGLDTDTGSDDSPKVFQLLYDQYLLCKNDLTQ is encoded by the coding sequence ATGCGTCTCAATAACACCAACAATATGACCCCCATCATCTTCCTCACCTTCGCCAATGACCCCGATGCGCATCTGGCACTCCTCAAAGAGGAAAGTCGGCGCTTGTACGGCGCACTCGAAGAACTGGACCGTAAAGAATACCTCAAGCTTATCCGCGAGGAGAGTGCGCAGGTAAAGGACATCTTCGCTTCTTTCACGAAAAACAAGGACCGGATTGCCATTTTTCACTACGCTGGCCACGCCGCAGGCACCCAATTGAATCTGGAAGGCGGCAGCGGGAACGCGGAAGGCTTGGCACAACTGCTAGGGCAGCAAGAAGGGCTACAGCTGGTCTTCCTCAATGGCTGTTCCACCAAGGGGCAGGTGCAGACCCTGCTGGCGGCGGGCGTGCCGGCGGTGATCGCTACGGCCGTGCCCATAGAAGACCGCAAGGCCATGGAGTTTAGCCAGCAGTTTTACGAGGCGCTGGCCAATCGCCGTACCATCGAGCAGGCCTTCAAGATGGCGCAGGCCTACCTGGAAACCAAGTTTAGCAAGAGCGTGGAAGTGGTCATGAGGGATGCTTCCTGGGTGGGTGCTGCCGTACAAGACAATAGTATGGACATGCCCTGGGGCATTTACGTGCAGGAAGCTCGAAAAACAGAAATCCTGAGCTGGAAGCTACCCTTCTTCCGCCCAGTGGGCTTGCCACAGGATATGATCCAGTACATCGGAAGTAGCTTTACGGCTAATCGCTACATCGTGCTGGTACTGGATGAGATGTGTAAATACAACCCGGATATTTATGCCCAGATGGTGGAGAAAAGAGGGGAGGAGACCATCAAAAAAGACTCCAAACACTTCCCCTGGTTGGTAATTGAGAATTTTCCCTGGCCGATTGGTTCGCAGATACGCTTGCTGCGTTTTTATGATAAACCCAATGTAGAGCGGCTGGAACACCTGGTGAGTACTTATTTGATAACGAGCCAATTGCTGTATTACATTCTGGTATCGGATTTGTGGGAACAATCACGGGGAACCATTCATGACGCGAAATGGCCACAGCTGGAACAACAGAAAGCTGCTTTTACCAACTTCGATTTTCTGGGGCAAATACCGGCTTTGTACAACCAAATTACCGGAGTAGGAATGCCCTTTATCGGAGAGTTGGAAATGCTGGCGACGGACTTGCAAAATGCAGAAAGTCCGCTATCTAAAGCGCATACTTTTTTAGAAAAAATGCGGAAAGAGTTACAAACCAATCCTCCCACCGCTGACCTGGATAAGTTGTGCCTGAGAACCGAGCAAGCCGTTTCCATTGTGCTGCGCGCCGCGGCATTCCTGGCCAGGTATCGCCTACTTACAGTACGTAATGTGTCTATCAATCGTCCGCGATTTGAACCCCTGGCTTACGAGCTGGACATGGGCCCACTGAACGCTACCCAAGGCACGGGTCTGAACCTCTATCAGGATCAGGAATACCGCCGCAAGGAGAACTATTCCGATAGCTCTTCGATCATTCTGGTGTCTAACGAAAAGCACCTCGACAAGTCTTTGAATCTTTCCCCTTTCATCATTGACAAAAACACTTTTGTGAAAGTCAAGAAGAGCGAAACGACGGAGCAGGACCGCCTCGCACACATCTTTCTGATGGGCTGGGAGGAAGAGGATCGCCTGACCTACCTCGCTGTGGATCACAGCTTCTTCCACGCGCTGGACAACGAAGACGATCAGATTCATACCAACATGACCCAGGAGGATTTTACGGAAGGCCGCAACCTCAAAGAAGATGACTTTGGTGATGACTTCGGCCTCGATTTCGGTCTCGATACCGATACGGGTAGTGATGACAGCCCGAAAGTCTTTCAACTATTGTACGACCAGTACCTCCTTTGCAAAAACGACCTTACCCAATGA
- a CDS encoding DUF1501 domain-containing protein, with translation MKRRSFLQKSSLLSAPLLLGGVPVSAISDKSFLNLLNGESDRVLVLIQLNGGNDGLNTIIPRDQQDGFAAVRSNIMIPESSLLNITDTVALNPALTGLEEVFNEGKANIIQSVGYPNQNRSHFRSLDIWHTASDADDFLDTGWLGRYLDTQFPGFPEGYPNESCPDPLAMTIGSVVTETCQGISGNFSLAVVDPENLSALAAPTNNDLAEGCYGNRLAFLINTIEQTNAYNDVIESANLSGVNLSNKYSDDNALAIKLRTVARLISGGLGTKIYVVSLGGFDTHADQTVEGDPTAGEHAALLKTLGDAICAFQDDLKLQGLEERVIGMTYSEFGRRIRSNASFGTDHGTAAPLIVFGACVNAGVIGDNPEISPDVDNQEGVPMQYDFRSVYGSVLMDWFSVAESDVRNLLFEDFQHLPILRDCSITDTTNALGESLSLNIYPNPFRDHTSLELTTGNEWVKISIYDVIGHELRVISNRVFPAGKHRISIETHQLPVGSYYCRVQTKQGQRTVRMVKVK, from the coding sequence ATGAAAAGAAGATCTTTCCTCCAAAAAAGCTCCCTGCTTTCTGCGCCTTTACTGTTGGGTGGTGTACCTGTTTCAGCCATTTCTGACAAGTCTTTCCTCAATCTCCTCAACGGTGAAAGTGACCGAGTACTGGTACTGATTCAGTTGAATGGTGGCAATGACGGTCTCAATACCATCATTCCACGTGATCAGCAGGATGGCTTTGCTGCCGTGCGTAGCAACATCATGATTCCGGAAAGTAGCTTGCTCAACATCACGGATACCGTCGCCCTCAACCCTGCCCTTACGGGACTGGAAGAAGTATTCAACGAAGGTAAGGCCAATATTATCCAAAGCGTTGGTTACCCCAATCAAAACCGCTCCCACTTTCGATCCTTAGACATCTGGCATACCGCCTCCGATGCCGATGATTTTCTGGACACCGGATGGCTTGGCCGTTATCTAGATACCCAGTTCCCTGGATTTCCAGAGGGTTACCCCAATGAAAGCTGTCCTGACCCACTGGCCATGACCATTGGTTCGGTCGTAACGGAAACCTGCCAGGGAATAAGTGGCAACTTTAGTCTTGCCGTAGTTGACCCCGAAAACCTCAGCGCTTTAGCGGCCCCTACCAACAATGATTTGGCGGAAGGCTGCTACGGAAACCGACTGGCTTTTCTGATCAATACCATTGAGCAAACCAATGCTTACAATGACGTCATCGAATCGGCCAACCTCAGCGGAGTCAACCTTTCCAATAAGTATTCCGATGATAATGCGCTAGCGATCAAACTCAGAACAGTCGCCCGGCTTATTTCGGGTGGTTTGGGTACCAAAATATACGTCGTCAGCCTCGGTGGTTTCGATACCCACGCCGACCAAACCGTCGAAGGTGATCCTACCGCTGGTGAACATGCCGCACTCTTAAAAACCCTTGGTGATGCCATTTGTGCTTTCCAGGATGATCTGAAACTCCAAGGCTTAGAGGAACGCGTTATAGGAATGACTTATTCCGAGTTTGGACGCCGGATTCGCTCCAATGCCAGTTTTGGTACCGACCACGGCACAGCAGCACCTTTGATCGTCTTTGGTGCTTGTGTCAATGCCGGAGTTATTGGTGACAATCCCGAAATTTCTCCTGATGTTGACAATCAGGAAGGGGTACCTATGCAGTACGATTTCCGTTCGGTATATGGCTCAGTATTGATGGACTGGTTCTCCGTTGCCGAAAGTGATGTTCGCAACCTGTTGTTTGAAGATTTCCAGCACCTCCCCATTTTGCGGGATTGTTCCATCACCGACACGACCAATGCCTTGGGAGAATCATTGTCCCTTAACATTTACCCCAACCCATTCCGTGATCACACCTCTTTGGAATTGACGACGGGTAATGAATGGGTAAAAATCAGCATCTACGACGTGATTGGTCACGAGTTGAGGGTCATCAGCAACCGGGTTTTTCCCGCTGGCAAGCATCGTATCAGTATCGAAACCCACCAATTGCCGGTTGGTTCCTATTATTGTCGTGTACAAACCAAGCAAGGACAAAGAACCGTGAGGATGGTGAAGGTGAAGTAA
- a CDS encoding DUF1800 family protein, giving the protein MKRRSFLQFGQQDQKRQIASASATFTTTDLDPYTGPWSTAEAAFLLRRTTFGPTPSQIKQAVADGLSATIGQLFANQPLPDPPVYYDYENDPNVGLGETWVNTPLPNPNPAGSFGARSRSLLSWQMGLMMNGGVSIREKLFLCWHNHFALTTNNAQFGYHYLNILRTHAAGSFRAMVEEVTVTPAMLRYLNGHENSRQAPNENYARELLELFTVGRGDVAAPGDYTNYTEDDVVQMARALTGWRGVTDDTGIPAGVFVPSRHDEGEKQLSHRFGNAVIANAGDQEYKVVIDLILQQNEVARFLCRQLHIWFVSADIDAVVEANIIDPMAQIMIDNDYEIQPALEALLGSNYFFEAAHRGCMVTHPLDFIFKINNTLKMSSDANLLNQYRFWNQLRRLAEGLEMEILEPPSVAGWKAFYQAPQYYNVWINSVSLPLRQEAGDRLLSGYTLGGARWQLNLLDFIAEMDNNLDPNSMLEQVALYLFAYPMADNQRDFLKEVLIPGLPDFEWTVEYADYLQNPDDPDLRDAILTKLTSLFSTLFKMPEFHLI; this is encoded by the coding sequence ATGAAACGTAGATCCTTCCTGCAATTCGGGCAGCAAGACCAAAAACGGCAAATTGCCTCCGCAAGTGCTACCTTTACTACCACCGATCTCGACCCCTATACTGGTCCGTGGAGTACCGCCGAGGCGGCCTTTTTGTTGCGGCGAACCACCTTTGGGCCCACGCCATCACAAATCAAGCAAGCTGTTGCTGATGGCCTTAGTGCGACCATTGGGCAATTGTTTGCCAACCAGCCCCTTCCCGATCCACCGGTTTATTATGATTATGAAAATGATCCTAACGTTGGGCTTGGTGAAACGTGGGTCAACACGCCCCTTCCCAATCCTAACCCTGCGGGAAGTTTTGGTGCTCGTTCTCGTTCATTGCTTAGTTGGCAGATGGGTCTGATGATGAACGGAGGTGTTTCTATTCGCGAGAAGCTTTTCCTGTGTTGGCACAATCATTTTGCACTCACCACTAATAATGCCCAATTCGGCTACCATTACCTCAACATCTTGCGTACCCATGCAGCGGGAAGTTTCCGCGCCATGGTAGAGGAAGTTACGGTTACACCGGCCATGTTACGCTATCTAAACGGCCATGAAAATAGCCGACAAGCTCCCAATGAAAATTATGCTCGGGAACTCCTGGAACTGTTCACCGTTGGTCGTGGCGATGTTGCAGCACCCGGCGATTACACCAACTATACGGAAGATGATGTGGTGCAAATGGCCCGCGCACTCACGGGTTGGCGAGGTGTTACGGATGATACCGGCATCCCTGCTGGAGTATTTGTCCCTAGTCGCCATGATGAAGGAGAAAAACAATTGTCACATCGTTTTGGCAATGCAGTGATTGCCAATGCTGGCGACCAGGAATACAAGGTAGTTATTGATCTCATTTTACAGCAAAATGAAGTAGCTCGTTTCCTTTGTCGTCAACTACATATCTGGTTTGTAAGTGCGGATATTGATGCCGTTGTAGAAGCCAATATCATTGATCCGATGGCTCAAATCATGATCGACAATGATTACGAAATACAACCTGCGCTGGAGGCATTGCTGGGTAGTAACTACTTCTTTGAAGCTGCTCACCGGGGATGTATGGTCACGCATCCACTGGATTTTATTTTCAAAATAAATAATACCCTGAAAATGAGTAGCGATGCCAATCTACTCAACCAGTACCGCTTCTGGAACCAGTTGCGTAGGTTGGCGGAAGGATTGGAGATGGAAATATTAGAACCACCTTCTGTCGCAGGTTGGAAAGCATTCTACCAAGCTCCTCAGTATTACAATGTCTGGATCAACTCCGTCAGCTTGCCGCTTCGCCAAGAAGCTGGAGATCGACTGCTAAGTGGGTATACCCTGGGAGGTGCTCGCTGGCAACTCAATCTGCTCGATTTTATCGCCGAGATGGATAACAACCTGGACCCCAATAGTATGTTGGAACAGGTGGCGCTCTATTTATTTGCTTATCCCATGGCGGATAACCAGCGGGATTTCCTCAAAGAAGTTCTGATTCCTGGTCTACCTGACTTCGAGTGGACCGTAGAGTATGCCGATTATTTGCAGAACCCCGATGATCCAGATTTGCGAGATGCCATTTTGACCAAGCTCACATCCCTGTTTAGCACCTTATTCAAGATGCCAGAATTTCACCTTATTTAA